The Halichondria panicea chromosome 10, odHalPani1.1, whole genome shotgun sequence region GAAATAAATACATTATCCTACACAAGATATACAAACGCCTAGATGAAGTTCCGTTTTTGCTCTCAGGGCTTGGTTGCCTCTTTCAGATGGGCAATCAAATCTGCAGAGGGGAAGCAAAACATCATATGAAGCACACGTCTAGACACAGACTATTATCATTGGTTACAAGTGCTTCCTGGGAAAGTACACCTAATATAGGAGTTCAAATTGGAGTTcaaattacatgtgtatcccACAACAGTTCACAACTGGGTGATCTCAACTCTCTTAAAAGTTTACAatcacttataattatacatcttgTGGTGAGTTTTCCAAGAACCCAACAATAATCAATTCTCATCACAGTACATACGTGACATCCACTTACCAGCTCTCTCAGTGGCTTTCTTAAGTCCAGCAAAAACCATTTTCGTGCCAGGGATATATTTCTTAGGAGCCGCTAGGTACTCAAACAGTGTGTCTGGTCCCCAAGTGATGCCCTTATTCTGGTTAGCTTGTGTGTAGGAGAAACCGACAGCCTGTCCTGTCTTACGGCCAATAAGTCCATTCAGGTTGGGCCCAGTCTTGTGCTTGCCACCCTGTGTGTAGGGAAAGATAAAAGCATTCAATGAATCATGTTAACACTACTTTGAACCCTATACATAAAGCCACAAGGTCACCTTTCAGTAAGGATTCAGGAGAGTATGTATCATATGTAACTGACAAACACACAAAAACTAAAGCTTCCATTACGGATTGTGACGAATAATTTACCTTTTCTGTTGTGTGGCATTGAGCACATCTTTGCTTGAAGATTTTCGCTCCCTTGGCAGCGTCTCCTTCAGGTACACTCATCTGGGGAAATGTCGAACAAAGTTCCGTAAAAAAAGTAGCTTTATCgataataattttatgattaATATTTTAGATACAGAGACGTATGATATAGGCAAACCCTTAGCAATATCAAATCAGAGTTGCATCATTTTAAAGTGGCCTCTAACTGGAATACACttctataatttattataaagGATTACGAACataacatgtatatgtatgttaGCTAGCTGTCTCAGttcaattattattaaagCATATAGGCTACTGCAGCTAGCCTagtacaacacaacacacaataattaaacATGATGATAGAAACGAATAAGACTTGTAAAAAAACCAATGGAAGGATCCACTTTGGCCCgatcacatacacacaagctTTAGTCTAGACTTTTGCTTATCAGTAAACTCACTTTTTACTTAGTTCTTGCTCTTGACGTTGACACTGATTCAAGACACTTCGACTTTCTTTTTGCGGTTGCAAACTCCGGGGTCAGGAAAAGGTCAAATTGTTGCCAGGCAACTTCCTGTGTGTAAAATTGTGATTTTTGTTAGGACGACCCTGTACCatctcaataattatcaggAACGGGATAACAACAAAAAAGCTGAAAATGAGCTGCCATAGCAGCTCCTCCTACGTAAAATCTgttttatatgtacatgtacacacgtacatgtaattaattagtgtacatgtacacatttgTAGGTATGTTTGTGTATCTGTATTTGTGTTTGCAAAGCTTGAAGAGCTAGCCTGGAGTGCTCGAGTGGGTCTGGATTGTATAGTCTGGTTGCATACATCACCTATGAGTTGGAGCATAACAGATAAAGGTGAATAAATGTCCATTCAACTTCTATTAAATCTCACATGCACTACACTAGCATTTCTTGTAGCTAGGTCTACTATTCCACATGCCTTTAGATACCCTCTCTTCGATCCCTTTATAGTCAAGCAATGGCAGCCAGCACTAGCTTCCATTTTCAAGTAGTGGGAGATGATCTTACCGGTAATCAGGCTCTACTGAAACGATATGCAACAGTAAGTCAATAGCTGTTTAACCGTGCAAACGTCTGTCAATTAATGCTTATCCATGCTATTTATCATAGGAGAGGCACTTTGAAGTTGATGGAAGTCTGTGCAACATTCGGCTAGTAAGTTCAATTCGAACAACCACGAATATAGAATGTAAACAGGATTGTTAGAACGTAGTTTAATGATAGTGATGAAAGTTTTTACTTACTCACCATTCCTCTTTATTTGTACTGGAATTTGCAgcatctttgcaacacacgtAGAGCGTTATGCGTTCCCTATATGGAAtatgtgtacacactgtggtctgttatAACTTAAAAGCTCTTAGTTcattgtctttactctgtttagcttgaattactctatgtcaacttttctctttccctgctgtaaagtcaaaaacagcaaaggacattgcttaaGTGCATGAGCtcccatataaggaacgcacAAGTGCTCACACTTTTATTCATGTGTtacaaagattctgcaaaattCCAGTACGTATCTCACTAGAGAGTTTTCCCTTTGCATTAGTCACTGTTCCAAGACCCAACTGAAAGAACTGTCCTTACGTTGGGATCTCCCGAGACCATCGATGGCTACATCTTCGTGTACAGTGTGTCGGATACGGTAATTGACTAACTAATTAATGGTCTCTACATAATATGTAATTATCGTGGTTCCTTTCCATTGCTGTGTAGGAATCTTTCCATAGGCTGTATGAATGGTTCAATCAGATCGATATGTTCAATGACAAAAAATCAATATTTGAAGAGCCCAAAGTTCTGCTAGGAAATGTGTCGAGCAGTGGAGAGAGAAATGTTGAGTTCGATCTTGTCTTAGTGAGTTTTGTTTGTGTTCTGATaatgtacgtgtgtactgtTGAGGCAGTTATAAAAACAAACCCCTCTAGTGTAAATCAGACTTTGTTTGGTTTCATTGGCATCCTGCATGTCTTTGacttccaataattatgtcaaccaCCGCAAAGATTATCTAGTGCTTCATACTTAGCCTGGGGATATCCCTTTAATTATACTGCAAATACTCATTCTCTACAGGCATTTGCTGAGTTTGCAAAAATGAAGTACTTTGAAGCCAATCTTGCTGAAGACACGATAGGAGCTGAGAGGGCAATTTCAACACTTGTTAGTGGCAGGTTGCCACCGGCAGCTGTAAAGCCAGAGGGCTCAAGAAAGGTAAATTAACGCAATAGTAGTGTTATAACATTTTATTCGATCTTTGTATCCTATAGTTGTTCTCAAGGTCACGAGCCAATACAACTGTTGGAAGAAACGACAAAGCGATAACATTACCTGCTACTACTAGTCGTAAGAGGTCTGAGACGTTCAGATCGTTATCCGAAGATAGCACACACAAATTCAGTCTCAATAGCCAAGAATTTATGCTGCTAAGCAAAACAATGATGGACTTGAACATGACCGTTGCCAGGATGCCATCACTCAATCTACACACTGAGGATATGGATATGAAGCAAGATGGGACAGAAAGTAGTACCGGAAATACAGCAAACCCATTGGATAGATTTTCAAGAGTTGCTAAGGAAGCAAATGTTTATCTGAAGGCTACTCGAGAAAAGATTGAATCACTTCGAACAGCAAGCAACGAAATGTTTGGAGCACTGAAACAGACTGTAGAAGAACTTCACGATACTATTGACGTCTTGAAAGCCAACAAGCATGATCTTCGTCAGGAATTAGATGAAGCAAATGATCGAAACGAGCATATACAGAAAGAACTTGATGTGATAAGGAAGAGGTTAAAAGATTCATCTCATTGGATAATCAGCAAAGAAGAAGTTGAATTAACGAGCAAGAAATTGGGAGATGGTGGATATGGTACAGTCACAGTGGCTAATTTTCGTGGTATCCAAGTGGCAGCAAAACAGATTCACGGGATGATTCTAACCTCGTACAATCGAGGAATGTTTGACAGAGAAATGAACATTGCTTCAAAAGTGAGACATCCAAACTGTGTACAGTTCTTAGGTGCTGTGGTGGAGGAAGAGCCGATTATCTTGATGGAGTTAATGCCGACAGTTCTGCGAGAAATCCTTCCCAAAGAGCTAAACCGATTGTCACAAAATCAGATCCCACCGATATGTCGAGATATCGCTAGAGCACTAACGTACTTGCACTCCATGAAGCCTCAACCAGTAATCCACCGCGATGTTAGCAGTGCAAATGTACTCTTGGAGCCAATCGCTAACTCGCTGTTGAAAGCAAAGATCTCAGATTATGGATCCGCCAACTTTGCACCGCTGGTCAATACGAAGGCACCTGGTAATGCTGTGTATGCAGCGCCTGAGGCTTGCTCAGTAAAGTTGCAATCTACTAAAATGGACGTGTTCAGTTTTGGTGTGCTAGTTGTTGAAATTCATTTGAGGGAATTTCCCGATCTGAATAGTCGAGATCAAAGGGTGTATCAAGTGGAGCTCATGTACCCTCAGATTGCTTCGTTGATTAAGAAGTGCCTGTGTGAAAAGCCTGAGGATCGTTTACATATGTTTGAAATTCTAGAAAAGTTGAAATAAACTGCTGAATTATTGAAGTGTTATGTGTACATTATAAACCATTATATAATTGATATGTGTTTTGTATAGTTATAAACTGATGTGTACATGATCTGCGCATCTAACCTGCATTACCTATAGTACATTAAccattaccataattatagtgatcgCATATCCATTACcagatctatataataatacttgTGTACGTGTTTCGTAGAGTTGATAACTTATGCATGTGTGATCTGCATCCAACTTGCATTACCCATTATCTGACCCATTACCATAGATcttgaccacacacacatgacattACCacgatatacatgtagatctataaaaggCATTAACTCCTCCCACCCCCATATTTTGTTGTAACTGAAAGGAAGTCAAGGCATTACCTCTGGCAGCTAGGTAAATATATAGTAATAAACCTGTACTTTGTGATTATTGATTATTTTTTCTACATACATTCTAGGTGCTTTACTAAAAAATTCACTAGATAGAACGACCACAACATTTCCTTACAGATGAAGGTACGTGCACTGCTCAGTTGTGGGAATGTTATCTGATTATGACAATACATTGTTTTTTTATGCAGCGTTTTTCATTCTCACTAAAGTCGCCGGAGAGTGAATCACGGAATAGGTCTGCTTCATGCAAAGTACCAGGAAAAAAAGAATTGGATGATGAACAATTGTTGGAATTAAGCCAGGCAATAATGGACTTAAATATGTCCACAAAAATGATGCGACTTTCACTCAAACATGATACAGAAGCAGATGTGACAACCAAATGTGGCGGTGCTACAATAGTAACGGAACAAATGAAATCTACTGGTACACTGGCTAAATTTACGGAGGTTTCTATCGAAGCAAACGAGTGTTTGAAGTCTGCTCAAGCAAAAATTGATTCTCTTATTCTTGCCAGTGACGAAACTTTATTAACTATGAAGAAACAAGTTGAAGAAGCTCATGAACAAATAGATTCCATTCGCAGAGAACATGATGACAATATCAATGCTCTACAGCAGAAGTTAGATGAAGCAAATTCTCAAAAGGCGAGCTCAGGGAAAGAGCTGAAAGATTCATCTCATTGGATAATCAGCAAAGAAGAAGTTGAATTAACGAGCAAGAAATTGGGAGATGGTGGATACGGTACAGTCACAGTGGCTAGTTTCCGTGGTATTCAAGTGGCAGCGAAAAAAATTCACGGAATGATCTTATCATCGCACAACCGACGAATGTTTGACAGAGAAATGAACATTGCTTCGAAAGTGAGACATCCAAACTGTGTACAGTTCCTAGGTGCTGTGGTGGAAAAAGAGCCGATTATCTTGATGGAGTTAATGCCAACAGTTCTGCGAGAAATCCTTCCCAAAGAGCTAAACCGATTGTCACAAGATCAGATCCCACCGATATGTCGAGATATCGCTAGAGCACTAACGTACTTGCACTCCATGAAACCTCAACCAGTAATCCATCGCGATGTCAGCAGTGCAAATGTACTCTTGGAGCCAATCACTAACTCGCTATGGAAAGCAAAAATCTCAGATTATGGATCTGCTAATTTTTCATCGATGCTCAATACAACAGGGCCTGGTAATGCTGTGTATGCAGCGCCTGAGGTTTTTACAACAAACTTGCAAtcttctaaaatggatgtctTTAGTTTTGGTGTACTAGTTGTTGAGATATATTTGAGGGAACTTCCTGATCCGGAGTGTCGAGACGAGATGGTGCATCAAGTAGAGCTCATGTATCCGCAGATTGCTCCATTGATTAAGAAGTGCCTATGTGAAAAGCCTGAAGACCGTTTGGACATGCTTGAAATCCTAAAACAGTTCATTTGAACTGCAAACTATTAATCTGAGctgttatgtacatgtgtaaaatGCATATATTATATTTTTATATCATATCATACATGCTTTGTAGTCACTAGTTTACCATGTTATACGTGTTTTGTAGTCGAGTTAGCACTTGTTTATAATTGtgattatataaattatactagtAATACCTTTTCATTTAAAATGCTGATTGTCTGTTGAGTTATAATTAATAGTCACAGTTTTAAAAGAATAGCATGACTTTTGAATAGATCCGACAGAGTACAGCAAcctacaaaaaaaaaaaatgcaGCAACTGAACTGTAAGCTAGTcaggttataattatcagtgaTTAGGTATAATTATCGCATACTTCGAGTTATGGGCTTTTAAACTATTATCgaaaacaaaaaaacacacTAAAAAACGTCATGAAGTTTACTCTTACAAACATCATCATACACCAACCTAAATTTTACTTCTGAATAATCTTCACCTGTTATTTGCATGGCTGCTGTCAATTCATTTTTGAGTATCCTCAGTACTTGCTCCACCGTTGTCTGTCCATCATAAGCTAGCCCCCCTTTTCCAGCTCTAGCTCCTAACACCATGCAGCTAGGGTTTAGAAGACTTGGTACCTTGCGAATTCCTCcatttatgtagactagcagCTGCAACCACCTCTGATAACGCATGCACTTAAattaaatttcgtggaatggcctctaaaagcatttcgttgaataaatttcgtgggttgactgcttaccggaatccacgcctttaatctttgcacgttatagcagataattaaaaatgtttgtgtataggattgctaacccacagcGAAAATttagcccctcgaaaatttagcACTATAGAGTAGTAGCAAACACGCTATACGATATACTAAGACACCAATGAAAATGTGAGAGACATGCACAACTGGCATTTTGACTCATTTGGACCCCCCCCATAGTtcttaaccctttccttgccattcgtgaaatctggaacaggagcgtctttaggtcgatcaattagtgtggatcccgcctcaccacgcctccatgtcattctagatcaggctagcaattctagctgggactcccagttctagctccttttgtttagcgtgtcagagactgggagaagatgattggcactccctggctcctttggatgtacagctgtccagatccctagaacataccctccattctgacgagttatcagtgcatagggtgcttactagattcttgccagccagtacagttcaagctacacacagcaccgctcaactattctctaccccattatctagctaaatctggtccaactagacagcagacacagctagttaattcagtaaagctaggggtagccctacttctacggttgttcagtacacagccaaaaatccacgggtcCGTTTCAGGCCGTTAGTTGAAAACGGGCCGTTACGGGCCCGTGaacggcctgtatacaggatgTAGCCCACCCACgtcctgtatacaggccgttTCTCACGGGCTGTAAACAGGACGTTAGCCCACGTCCTGTTTACAGCCCGTGGATACGGGCCTGTATTAGGGCGTAGCACCCACGTCCTGTATATAGGCTGTTGCAGCTGTagcttatgcgcatgcgctagctTGAGGCAGGATGACGTCACCTGACTACAAAAAGAGAgtgagacagacagacagagctCTGAGAAAAAATCCTGCTGCTTGTCACAAGAGGAGCTGCTGGTCCAAAAAGACAACTTGAAGAGGACTATACAGTCCATTACTATTAGTCTACCTGTGAACAGAAAAAGGTGAAGCTGTAGCAGCATGTTATTATATTAAAcagttatattatttttattgaacTTTCTCATAGCAGTTTGTGTTCCTCTAGTTCCACAGCTATTTCAAATCTGTAGTGAATTTGACCTCTAGTGTAGTTGGCAGCAAAGGTCTGTAAATTTCACCTCTACTGTATGTTTATAAATTCAGGTTTGCACGTTGTTATGGACTTTTGAAGCTGGAACACTGGCCAATTTTACAAGGTAAACGTTTCGTTTTGCTTCCTTTTTGAAATAATCCTCCTCATCGTAGGCTCCCATCTGAAGTTTTTTCACTTTTGATAAAGAGGTGTTGAAGAATGCTCCCAGGTTTGTTATTCTCTTTCACTAGCATTCACATATTAAACACGCGATCAAATTGACTTTAGATAATGCTGCCGAGTTGAAGTCTGGACTAATTACGTAAGTGCCACTGTTCTATTGTGTTTTGTGATACGTTATTGCTTCTATAGATACTAGATGTTGTCAGAAGAATGAACTAAAGATAAAGCAACAGTTTCCTGGTAAGAAAATTCAGCAACTATGTAATCTGTGTGAATAGCGTATTGGTGTACAGTTGCGAGATATCTTCGAGATGAAAAAGAGCCCTTGTAATGTGTACAGCACACTGTAAGCTGTTCActgacttcatagtacgccggtaagcagtggtgtattttttgtataattcCCAGCCTCTTCTCCTCAGAGTCTATCTTTGTGCACAAAAACAAGACAAATATAAATACAGTAAGTTAGTATACTTATGTGGCGTTAACGTACGGTTCAACTGGTTGTTTTTATCTGCAGTGCCACCGTGGGGATGTGAAGACACGGACATGATAATGAGAGACATAATGTAGCTGAACAgaaattaatatatatatatcttgttcttgtcttctttgtctttgaatTGTGACCTTTTGAAGCATGATACTAGCTTATTAAATTGTGCATGAGAACAGTATGATACAGGCTGAATACAGGCCGTTTGTACGGGCTGTTTACAGGCTGTATGTGAACGGCCTGTTTAGTAGTGTCTACCCAACGGTCCCGTATCAGGATGTTGTGAACGTCCTGTAACGGACATGTAACGGACCTGACACGCCctgtggatttttggctgtgtacccacggtaacaattcctctgggctgggctaactagttgagccacgcctcccaattctcaaggctaggtacatgtctctgtctagctgcttcttcagcttcttgctcagttttgtggcttagagaaaggccagctactcagggggaagagtccagatgaaagtctggcagccaggtgacgtccaaacggtcagttattctttccaccaactttttaatctagtctagtcctgcttgcactgctactactactactactgctactcttcctactactactgctgctactcttcctagctagtcaaaggtttctttttttttataactacatatgcacaaagagacatcaaagcttacatcaaaggacacagatttttagcctacttgactgataaggccgttacctagactacagtttgtttgtcagggaggagctcacatacaacttcatctaattcatcataacgattccttacccattgttgtaatttctacaacagattgccaaggaaagggATAAGGGTGACAATGGGTGGAGTGCACGGGTGACAAACAAGGAATAGGAGTGGGAACACCTGTGCTCAGCAGAATGAGTACCTACACCATGCATGTAGCCATTGTTCTAATGCGATAGAGTAATAtctcaatgcatgcatgagtgcaATGGATGGACAACGGTCCAATATACTTTTCAGATGGTCAATTGTCAATAAATGATTGtctatatactgcatgcagaTTCAGTATTACATAACCACAGACTAGTGTCTCCTAGCCCACCATTCTTGGTTGGTATGATTGTCCCTTCAGGCACGGCCCTGATGATCCTCAGAGGTAGTCGGCCGCCATGCTTCTCCAGGATGTACTCCCAACCTGCAGTGAACATGAGTATAGAGAGAGAGGTCAGCTCCTGCACAGTGAGTGGGCATGCACTACCTTTCTTGTTGAAGAGTCCTGGTCCCAGGTGGGCGTCCATCGCGGCAACTGCCTCCTCTATCTTCTCCCGGGTCACCACATCTATATAATAAAGTAGCTAGTTGTTTAACAAAAAAATAGTGCCATATAGAAATGCATAAGCAAATCAACGACAACAATGATGGTCTAGATTTACTGTAGACCGAAGATATACGATAACTTTCCTCCTCTGCTCTcaaagtataatattataggtgTCTAGTCTAGACAGTTCAGTGCCAGGAGGGTACTGGAGGTGGTGGGTCACCTGCAACAGATTGTGGTGGTATAGTACAATGAATACAGCTATCAATAACACCTTATAGGAATCTGTCTCCATACATGCAGCCATGCTCCTCCTACAATCTGTATCAGCTAAACTGCATGCTAAAGTATTTATAAAAAGATATTTCCACAGAGCTTGAAgggctatagatctagctagctaacctGGATCTGTATTGCATACATAGTCTACAACACCTGACTGAATTCAAAGGTGAGTAAAAGATGTCCATGCAAGTGCACACACTAAGTAAAAACATTGACCAGGCAGTGTAGGTCTAACATTTAACTCTAATCATGTTCTAACatttactagatctacatgcctTTAGACACCCTCCCTTCCTCTACAGTCAGGCAATGGCAGCCAGTATAAATAGCTTCCATTTTCAAGTCGTAGGAGATGACCACACTGGTAATCAGGCTCTGTTGAAATGATACGCAATAGTAAGTCCATTAATATAGCTGTTAACCATGCAAGTCGTGGAGGTGAATTCTGTCAACGTTATTATTATAGGGTAGGCACTTTGAGGTCAATGGAAATCTGTGCAACATTCGGCTGGTAAGTTCAATTCGATACAACCATGCACAAAGATTGTACATTTTCCTGTTTTTACACTACATTTCAATATAAGAAAGTTCCAGATTTGCTAGAACTGATATAgcctataaaaaaaaatcaatTGCAATTGTGTCTAATATCGTAATACCCCCCAAACACTAAAAGCTAGCATTAGCTGCAAGCAAAGCACTGTATAGCTGTCACTAGAATTGTTTGCTTACTGCAAAGCCTATACTAAtattgaccataattatagtagttagTGAACAGGCTATTTAGCTCCCTCAAGATCATGCACTGCAAGACTGGGGGCTCAGAAACATTTAgaggtctcataatacccTACAATGTAAAATTTAGCATGCATAAATAGGGAGTATAGCCATAAAATTTATATCTTCAAGTTGGTGGGAAATTCCGCAAAACCGATAGCGTAATAAGATGCCAAAGAGTTTTTCTGGTGAAGAATTAATTATCTTTTATGGTATGGTAAAGAGTTCCTCTTGTGCTTcccttagtataattattatgccaggATTTTGAGAAAAATACATCACATGGACCTACATGGACCATGACTCTTTTATGAGCTTTGTAGTCTAGAGACGTACAAATCTTTCAACTGTTGAGTGACTAACACACAGCACTCTATAGTCCTCGTGCCATTAAAGACTACATTTCACCAGCTTGCTCCAACTAGCCTATCAGTATTGAATTTCACACCAACTTGAATAAATTAATCATGCTGTAAGTACGCCCACCAGTAATGTtatgcatgagtaacttgCACTCtgcaccattaattttaccacTTAAATTAAAATATTTTCTTCAATTATAGTCCTACATGTCTCATTGGT contains the following coding sequences:
- the LOC135343241 gene encoding cytochrome c-like; amino-acid sequence: MSVPEGDAAKGAKIFKQRCAQCHTTEKGGKHKTGPNLNGLIGRKTGQAVGFSYTQANQNKGITWGPDTLFEYLAAPKKYIPGTKMVFAGLKKATERADLIAHLKEATKP
- the LOC135343231 gene encoding uncharacterized protein LOC135343231, producing the protein MAASTSFHFQVVGDDLTGNQALLKRYATERHFEVDGSLCNIRLSLFQDPTERTVLTLGSPETIDGYIFVYSVSDTESFHRLYEWFNQIDMFNDKKSIFEEPKVLLGNVSSSGERNVEFDLVLAFAEFAKMKYFEANLAEDTIGAERAISTLVSGRLPPAAVKPEGSRKLFSRSRANTTVGRNDKAITLPATTSRKRSETFRSLSEDSTHKFSLNSQEFMLLSKTMMDLNMTVARMPSLNLHTEDMDMKQDGTESSTGNTANPLDRFSRVAKEANVYLKATREKIESLRTASNEMFGALKQTVEELHDTIDVLKANKHDLRQELDEANDRNEHIQKELDVIRKRLKDSSHWIISKEEVELTSKKLGDGGYGTVTVANFRGIQVAAKQIHGMILTSYNRGMFDREMNIASKVRHPNCVQFLGAVVEEEPIILMELMPTVLREILPKELNRLSQNQIPPICRDIARALTYLHSMKPQPVIHRDVSSANVLLEPIANSLLKAKISDYGSANFAPLVNTKAPGNAVYAAPEACSVKLQSTKMDVFSFGVLVVEIHLREFPDLNSRDQRVYQVELMYPQIASLIKKCLCEKPEDRLHMFEILEKLK
- the LOC135343234 gene encoding uncharacterized protein LOC135343234 is translated as MKRFSFSLKSPESESRNRSASCKVPGKKELDDEQLLELSQAIMDLNMSTKMMRLSLKHDTEADVTTKCGGATIVTEQMKSTGTLAKFTEVSIEANECLKSAQAKIDSLILASDETLLTMKKQVEEAHEQIDSIRREHDDNINALQQKLDEANSQKASSGKELKDSSHWIISKEEVELTSKKLGDGGYGTVTVASFRGIQVAAKKIHGMILSSHNRRMFDREMNIASKVRHPNCVQFLGAVVEKEPIILMELMPTVLREILPKELNRLSQDQIPPICRDIARALTYLHSMKPQPVIHRDVSSANVLLEPITNSLWKAKISDYGSANFSSMLNTTGPGNAVYAAPEVFTTNLQSSKMDVFSFGVLVVEIYLRELPDPECRDEMVHQVELMYPQIAPLIKKCLCEKPEDRLDMLEILKQFI